The proteins below are encoded in one region of Belonocnema kinseyi isolate 2016_QV_RU_SX_M_011 chromosome 5, B_treatae_v1, whole genome shotgun sequence:
- the LOC117172806 gene encoding uncharacterized protein LOC117172806 isoform X2: protein MRGTILKVVTTLILLNGFAQCSPKYQIDGFVPSSVDYLTNSAPQSQDQLAVASRRSQEGSDVQNSHTKLSPSDTNDISDRNQEPRFGFTNVGGTGSGYGVSSYAPSKIDLGGLLLGAVIGIGTVLVIPKLLYVLSGSYGSYARSDEGGIMQTMTKLDDALSRHGIDTTSCMQRTVCSYSKRAAAVMRKAALETDETQDEISTLDRMIDGLATNQILRTALQGTAIQEAVDAGRNGENCTRAYPHCGFSLETILSIISHIMSTTAAADAIKTAKTTASAASAQ, encoded by the exons attTGTTCCAAGTTCAGTGGATTACCTGACAAATTCAGCACCACAATCTCAGGACCAATTGGCAGTGGCTTCTCGACGATCACAAGAAGGAAGTGATGTTCAAAATTCCCACACTAAACTCTCACCTTCTGATACGAATGATATTTCTGATAGGAATCAGGAACCTAGATTTGGATTCACTAACGTTGGGGGGACAGGATCC GGCTACGGTGTTTCATCATACGCCCCATCAAAAATTGACTTAGGAGGACTTTTATTGGGAGCCGTAATCGGTATCGGAACCGTACTAGTAATTCCAAAATTGCTTTACGTTCTCTCAGGATCTTACGGATCCTACGCGAGAA GTGACGAAGGCGGAATAAtgcaaacaatgacaaaattagATGACGCTTTATCTCGTCACGGGATAGACACAACTTCCTGTATGCAACGCACCGTTTGTTCTTATTCCAAACGAGCTGCAGCAGTAATGCGCAAAGCCGCTCTGGAAACCGACGAAActcaagatgaaatttctaccttAGATCGAATGATAGATGGACTAGCAACCAACCAAATTTTAAGAACAGCCCTTCAAGGAACAGCAATTCAGGAAGCTGTTGATGCTGGAAGAAATGGGGAAAATTGTACTCGGGCTTATCCGCACTGTGGATTTTCCTTAGAAACGATACTTTCTATAATATCTCATATAATGTCCACCACAGCTGCAGCTGATGCTATAAAAACCGCAAAAACGACTGCATCAGCAGCGAGTgctcaatga